The sequence below is a genomic window from Desulfobulbus oligotrophicus.
CTGCCCGTGATCATGGCGCGATGCCGGCAGCAGAACAGCCCCCTGTACCTGTACGGACAACATTTCAGCGGTGCCCGTTCCGGTGAGCAGACATTGACCTACCAGGCGCTCACCGGCCGGACTCACCCACGCCTTCCCTTACCTCTCCAGGGCGACCATCAGATTGTCAACACAAGTCTGGCCCTGGCAGCACTTGAGCTCCTTGACCGGCACCTGCCTGTGACCCCGGATCAGTGGCACACCGGTCTGCAGCAGGTGCACTGGTCGGGACGCCTGGAACGGTTTTCAGTGGTTTTTTCTGAAAAAACGGTTGATATACTGCTTGACGGTGCGCACAATGAAGCCGGTGTCCTGGCACTGCTCCGGAGTGTGCAACAGATGCACTATCAGCGACTTTTTCTGCTGTGGGGAAACATGAGCGATAAAGTACTGGGCCCGGCCTACCTGGAGCTTCTGGATACGGCAGAGATGGTTGTGCTGACCAGACCGGAATCACCGCGGTCTGCAGAACCGTTGGCCCTGTTTGCAGAGTTGCCGATAGCAGTACAGCAAAAGACAACCTGTATCAGTAGCGTGGAGCAGGCAATGATCCACCTGCTGGAACGTACAGCCCCGGGAGACCTTCTCTGTATTGCGGGCTCCCTGTACCTCGTTGGCCATGTTCGGCAGCAGCTGCTGGGAGACCCGGTCTGATGAGCGCGGATTTTTATTCCCTTGGTACAGTTGACGAGGCTGTTATCCGTGCCGAACGGCACAAGGCGCGTGCTCTGCGAAAGAGCCGGTGGTGGCAGCAGAAAACCGCCAGCGGTACCTGCTGGTACTGTCACCGCCGGGTGGGGTATCACAACCTGACCATGGATCACGTTATCCCGCTGGCCCGCGGTGGCCGCAGCACCAGGGACAATCTGGTTCCCTGCTGCCGGGAATGCAACACGAAAAAAAAATCCGCACTCCCCATTGAATGGGAAGAGTACATGCAATCACTGCAACAGCGTCATTCAGAATAACGGGCGCAGGTGTTTTTTCTCTCCCAAAAGTTTTTTCCTTTTTACAACCCTCCACCAACCATAAACAGCTGCGGCTATGCTGTCCGGCATAGTACAGGCCGATGGTGGAGATGTACAGTGCCGGATCCTCAATGCTGTTCACCCGTTTTGCCCGGTGCGTTTAAGAATAATCACTTTAGCAGGCTGTTGAAAAACAGGAAAATACGAGACAAGGGTTGTTTATTTGCCCTTCGATAGCTCTTTGACAGTGAGCCCTTGGCCGTTTGTTTGTCATGATGTGTTGCCGGTTTTCATCTTCCGAGGCGCTTCAAGCCGCTCTGATGAGGATTTCCCCTCTTATCCAGAGGTAACTACCCCCAGATTACGCATTCGGACCATGTTGTAGGCTGCCGCAGAGAGCGTGAACAGCCAGTCTATCTTTTCCACGCCTTTGTATCTGGCTTTGCGTAACCAGGCGACGGTCTTCATCCAGCCAAATATCTCTTCCACCCGTTTGCGTTTTTTCCGGCTCACAGCATAACCTGCATGACGGGTGGTCCGGCCATCGATGGCGGAGCCTTTGACTTTCTGCGCTACATGTGGAGTAACGGTCAGGATGCGCAGGTCATCGACGAACTCCTTGCAGTCATACCCTTTGTCCGCGCCGATGGTGACTCGATGTGTGCCCGGAATATCCGAAGCCATGGAAAGGGCGGCCTCGCGCTCCGCCGTCCCGGTTGCCTGGGTCAGGCGGGTATCGACGACCAAACCGTTCCGATTTTCCATCAGCACATGCCCCATGAAGCAGAGCCTGGCCTCCTTGCCTTTTCCTTTTCTGAACAGCCGGGATTCTGGATCGGTGACCGATGCGTGCGTGTCATTGCGACGCTTTTTCCCGTGGAAATCCACTGCCGGATTGCGGTTGCCGCCGGTAGAGACCGGAGGCTCCTCATCTTTGGGCCGAAAGCTCTTCAGCGATGCCCACGTTTCGATCAGTGTGCCGTCAACGGTGAAATGGTCGTCAGACAAGAGTCCGGCTGCCTCGGCTTGGGAACAGATGGATCGCAAGAACATCACCGCAAGATCACTGTGCAGAATGCGCTCCCTGTTTTTGGAATAGACGGAGTGATCCCAAATTGCTTCATCCATGGACAGGCCGACAAACCAGCGAAAAAGAAGATTGTAATCAAGCTGTTCCACCAACATCCGCTCGCTCCGGATCGAATAAAGGATTTGCAGCAGCAGGGAGCGAAGCAGTTGCTCGGGCGGAATCGATGGTCGTCCTGTTCGTGAGTAGAGTTCCCGAAACACGGGAGAGAGTTCCTTCAGCGCTTTATCAGCCATGATTCGGATAGGGCGCAGGGGATGCGTTTGGGGAACCCGGGATTCGGGGGAGAGATAGCTGAACAATTTCTGTTGCTGAATGTCAGGACCGCGCATATTTCCACCTGTTTGTCAGTTATTCCAAATGGTTGGATAATACACGGTATTGTTTTACATGTCCCGTTGTTTATGAGTTTTTCAACAGCCTGTTAGATCATTGTTCTCTAAAACATCATGATGTAGTACTACATGCAGCAGCGTTGACTTTTTCATTAAAAACGAAGAGGGCTTATGTCTACAGAACACCAATCAGCAATAACCATTGAAAACGACACCGTTATCGTACACCAGGAGACCGACAGGCTGGAAGCCTTCCGCCTTGAAGATACGGTTCGGGCGCCGGCTGTTATTGTTTTTGTCAATCAGAAGCGGGCGCAGCTGGTTCCGATCCCCCAGGGTGGACAGATACCGTCTAAAATCCGGTCTTTGAACATGGAAGGCGATATCCAGATCATCTCCTACCAGGAGATCCACACCTTTCTCCACCACTCCGATCCGTCGGCTCATCCCTGACACTGTTTCCGGAACAGATTGCCTGGATAGTGGACGGCCACGTCAATCCCGAACCCGTCTGATGACCGGACTGCCGTTGTCTTTATTGACTATCTCCAGGCAGTTTGTCATAACAGCATGGTTCGATACTCAATTTTTGCAAACAAACGGAGGAGCCCATGAAAAAAGAAAAGTCCAGATTCGTAACATTGTGCACCATCTGCCTCCCGATCCTTGTGCTGTCCATGTTCACAGCAACCGCCCGGGCAGCTGCTGTTAAAATCGGTGCCATCCTTGCCGAAACCGGACCTGCCGCCTTTCTTGGCGGACCAGAGGTTCGCTCCCTGCGCATGCTGGTTGATGAAATAAATGCCAAAGGTGGCATTCAGGGGAAAACCATCGAGTTGATCGTCAAAGATTCGGCCAGCAGCCCGGAAAAAGCCGTGTCCTTTACCAGGCAGCTGATTGAAGAGGAAAAGGTTTTTGCCATTATCGGACCTTCCACCAGCGGTGAGAGTCTGGCCATCAAGAAAATTGCGGAAAATGGCAAAACCATTCTGATCTCCTGTTCTGCAGCTGATCTCATCGTCAATCCGGTTACCCCGCATGTGTTCAAGACCGCACCGAGCGACAGCTATGCCGCCCAGCAGGTCTTCAAAACCATGCAAGAAAGAGGGATCAGGAAGATTGTTGTTCTTGCGGCCAACGATGGGTTTGGTAAGGCCGGTAAAGAACAGTTGACCAGACACGCCCCGGAGTTCGGCATCACCATTGCCGCTGAGGAGGTGTACGACAAAAACGCCACTGATCTGTCTGCCATTGTGGCCAAATTAAAGGCCATTAAGGATGTGCAGGCAGTGATCAACTGGTCGATCGTTCCCGCTCAGTCGATCCTTGCCAAGAATGTCCGTCAGGCCGGCTGGGATGTGCCAATCTACCAGAGTCACGGCTTTGCCAATATCAAGTACGCAGAAGCCGCAGGTGCAGCTGCAGAGGGAATTATTTTCCCGGCCAGTCGTATCCTGATAGCTGACTTCCTGCCCGATGGACCACAGAAAGAATTTCTGCTGAAGTACAAGAACTCCTATGAAACCAGGTTCAAGGAAAAAGTCTCCACCTTTGGCGGCCATACGTATGACGCTCTGACCATCCTGGTCAAGGCCATTGAGGCTGGAGGAGAGGATCGTGAAAAGGTACGGGCTGCCATTGAAAACATTACCGGTCTGATCGGCACTGCCGGTACCTTCAACTTTTCAGCAACCGACCATGGTGGTCTGGGAATCGATGCCTATGCCATGCTGACGGTTAAAAACGGTATATTTGTTCCCCTGGAAGACTGACACGCCCAACAGCCACCTTCCCGCGTTCGGGAGGTGTGCAGCCTCACTTTAAAACAAAAAAGCCTTCTGAACAGTGATTGTCCGGAAGGCTTTTTTGTTGCAGCGCCTGCACGCATGTGTCAAAGTTGTTTTGTATCTTTTCGGCAGGCAATGTCTTGGGCCATCCTCTGCTCCTGATCGCGCTGCACGACTGTCCCCAAACCGCACCAGCCACAAGCAGTTGTCTGCAGCCATTACCGCTTCGACGTTGTCTTTTTTATAAACATAGAAATCAGCTCACCCTGTCACATGATTTTGCCGGTACTTTCAAAGAGCCCCTTTTGTTAATAAAAATTCCTAATTGGTATTGACATGCATTTGCAGATTCGTTAAATAGATGGGCATAGACACTGTCGGACGAAGTGTGTCCGGAAACGAGGAAAACAACAACGAATGGAGGGTTCCAATGCAAGACAGTAAAAAGAAATTGACCACCAACGCAGGTGCCCCGGTTCCTGACAATCAAAACGTCATAACTGCTGGTCCACGTGGACCACAGCTGTTGCAGGATGTCTGGTTCCTGGAAAAACTGGCGCACTTCGACCGGGAAGTCATCCCGGAACGTCGTATGCACGCAAAAGGGTCAGGAGCCTATGGTACCTTCACCGTCACCCATGACATCACCAAGTACACCCGTGCTAAAGTTTTCTCGGAAATCGGCAAAAAAACCGAACTGTTCACCCGCTTCTCCACTGTTGCCGGTGAACGCGGCGCTGCAGATGCCGAACGGGATATCCGGGGGTTTGCGGTTAAATTTTATACGGAAGAAGGCAACTGGGATATGGTCGGCAACAACACACCGGTCTTCTTTTTCCGCGACCCGCTCCAGTTCCCCGACCTGAACCATGCGGTGAAACGCGATCCCCGCACGAACCTGCGCAGCGCCAAAAACAACTGGGACTTCTGGTCTTCCCTGCCCGAGGCCCTGCATCAGGTGACCATTGTCATGAGTGACCGTGGTATCCCGGCAACCTATCGCCATATGCACGGATTCGGCAGCCACACCTTCAGCTTTATCAATGCGGATAACGTACGCTACTGGTGTAAATTCCATTTTAAAAGCCAACAGGGGATCAAGAATCTTACCGATGCTGAATCGCAAGAAATCATTGGCAAGGATCGTGAAAGTCATCAAAGAGATCTGTACGATGCCATTGAGCGCGGTGATTTTCCACGCTGGACCATGTATGTGCAGGTGATGACCGAGGAACAGGCGGCTAAACTGCCGTATCATCCCTTTGATCTTACCAAGGTATGGCTCCACAGCGATGCTCCCCTGATAGAGGTGGGCGTTCTCGAACTTAACCGCAATCCGGAGAACTACTTTGCCGAGGTTGAGCAGGCTGCATTCAACCCGGCCAACGTGGTTCCGGGAATCAGCTTTTCACCGGACAAGATGCTTCAAGGTCGACTCTTCTCCTACGGTGATGCACAGCGTTACCGTCTGGGTGTCAACCACCACCTTATCCCTGTTAACATGGCACGCTGTCCCTTCCACAGCTACCACAGGGACGGGCAGATGCGGGTAGACGGTAACCACGGTTCAACCATTGGTTATGAGCCGAACAGTTATGGTGAATGGCAGGAACAACCTGACTTCTCTGAACCGCCACTGGAGCTCTCCGGTGCAGCTGCCCGCTGGAATGCCCGTGAAGACGACGATGACTACTACACCCAACCGGGTAAACTGTTCCGTCTGATGAGCAAAGAGCAACAGCAGGTTTTGTTCGAAAACACAGCACGTGATATCTGGAATGCTCCCAAAGAGATCAAGATCCGTCACATCGGCAACTGTTACAAGGCTGATCCGGAATACGGCAAAGGAGTTGCTGCAGCGTTGGATATTCCCATGAGTGAGATTCCGGTCTGATAACCTGCTGAGCGTCAAACATCTTCAACAGCGGGCGGGTTCGGAGTTGCTCCAACCGCCCGCTTACTGTTCCTGTGGACGGAACATCAGAAAAATGCTAAGAAAAAGAAATTCTTTCTACTCTTATCAACCCTAACCTACAGGTGAACAAAATGATGCACGAGAGCAGTATCAAGCTTCTCAATAAGGCGGTTGGTGAAGAAATGACCGCTCTTCAGCAGTACATGTACTTTCATTTTCATTGCGATGACCAGGGATACGATCTCCTGGCCGGCCTGTTCAAACGAACCGCCATTGACGAGATGATCCATGTGGAAGACCTGGCCGAACGTATTCTCTTCCTCGGTGGTGATGTCGAACTTGCCGCCTCTGCTCCGGTTGTGCCGGTGCAGGATGTGAACGAGATGCTTAAAATGGCCCGGCAGATGGAACTGGACAGTGCCGCGCATTACAACCAGTGGGCCAACGAGTGCGGTGCCGCTGCTGACAGTGTGTCCAAAAAATTGTTTGAGGAGCTGGTCGTGGCTGAAGAGAACCACTACGACGCCTTTGATATTGAAATGGACAACATGAAAAAATTCGGCACCAACTATCTCGTTCTCCAGTCCATCGAACGCAGTAAAAACCGTGCCCAGCTGTCTCCATCCACTGGTGAGTAGCAGCAATACAACCAGACTGCAGCCTTTTTTTACAGGCTTTCCCTCTTATACAACCCGTCATTCTCGCTCTGCAAATGACGGGTTTTTTCATGATGCACCCCGCAACTGCGGCAACCGGGCAAAAAGACGTTGCGGATGCCGACTGTACTCAGGTTTATGAACGGTTCTTCACTTTATCTGCTGCTCGCCGATGCTGTTCTTCTTGTGCATGTCAGTGTTGCCCTCTTTGTTGTTGGCGGCCTGGGCTGTATCATCGTCGGTAACCGGCGGGCATGGCAATGGGTGAACAGTCTATGGTTCAGACTGGTCCATCTTGCCGCCATTGGGGTCATCGCTCTTCAGGCATGGCTGGGCGCCGTCTGTCCGCTGACCAGCCTGGAGATGTGGCTTCGCACCCGGTCGGGCAGTTCAGTCTACACCGGGAGTTTTGTTAGTTACTGGTTACAGAAAACCCTCTACTACGATGCTCCGCACTGGGTCTTTATACTGGCCTACTCACTCTTCACGCTGGCCGTTGCCGCAACCTGGTGGTATTATCCACCGCGTACCCGTTGATAGCGATCAGGCTGTTTGTTCTTCTCACCTCTCACGATCACCACTAAACAACAGCCGTTGCCTGTTCTTCTTCAGCAGAAGCTTTGAAAAAGAGCTGTTGCGACGCAGGTACGTATTGCAAAAAAACAGTGCCTAATCACCTGCAGGAGGACCTTTATGAACCAGATACTCATTGGCCGGGGAGAACAGCCTGTGCATCTTTGGGGTGCACTTGCCAATCGGCATGGTTTGGTTGCCGGTGCCACCGGTACCGGTAAGACAGTCTCGTTGCTGGTGCTGGTGGAGGGTTTTTCCCGCATGGGCACACCTGTCTTTATTACTGATATCAAGGGAGATGTTGCCGGTCTTGCCATGGCCGGTGAATCCAACCAAAAACTTACACAACGAGCGGAACAGACAGGTCTTTTGTCGTACACCAATGAGGCAAGTCCGGTCCTGTTTTGGGATATCTTCGGCAGAAACGGTCATCCGCTGCGAACCACGGTCAGTGAAATCGGACCAGGCCTGCTCGCCCGTATCCTCGAACTCAGTGATACCCAGACAGGAGTTCTTGAGATCGTCTTTCGCCTGGCCGACGATGAAGGGCTTCTTCTCCTTGACCTTGACGACCTGCGGGCCCTGCTCACCTTTACCGCTGAAAATCGGGCAGAGATTTCAACCCGGTTCGGGCTGGTCAGCGGCCAATCCATTGCAGCCATTCAACGGGCTCTTCTGAAGTTGGAGCGGGAAGGCGGCACAATGCTGTTTGGTGAGCCTGCCCTGGAGTTGACCGATCTCATGCGCACCGACCTGACAGGACGGGGCATTGTCAGTATTCTGAGCGCTGATAAGCTTATTTTAAAACCCCGCCTGTATGCCGGCCTGCTGCTCTGGCTTCTTTCCGAGTTCTTTGAACAACTGCCGGAGGTGGGTGATCCTGATCAGCCCAGGCTGGTACTCGTCTTTGATGAGGCCCACCTGCTGTTTACTGATACGCCGCCGATGCTCCGCCAACGTGTTGAGCAGGTGGTACGACTTATCAGATCCAAAGGTGTGGGCATCTATTTCTGCTCTCAATACCCGGATGACATCCCCAATGAGATTCTTGGGCAGCTGGGCAATCGCATACAACATGCCCTGCGTGCCTATACGCCCCGGGATCAGAAAGCGGTCAGAGCTGCTGCCGAATCCTTTGTGCCCAACCCCACACTCAATGTCGCTCAGACCATTGCCCAGCTTGCTGTTGGTGAGGCCCTGGTTTCAACCCTCCAGGGAAAAGGTGTTCCCATACCGGTGGAAAAGACCCTGATCTGCCCGCCTCGCTGCCGTATGGGTGCCATAACCGAACACGAACGGGCCGCTGTACTGGCCCGCAGCCCAATCGGCGGCAAGTACGATCAGCCGATCAATCGCGAGTCAGCCTACGAAATCCTCAGCCAACGCGCTGAACAGAAGAACAAAACCAACACTGCCCCGTCATCCGATCATCGCCGCCAGGAAAAAGGTGTGATCAGTGATCTGTTATGGGGCACCGGGCGTCGTCAGGGAATGGTGGAGACACTTGCCAAACAGACAGTGCGCACCATCGGCAGCCAGGTAGGCCGACAGATTGTACGCGGTATTCTCGGCAGTATTCTTGGGAAAAAATAAAACATATCCTGACCAACCTGCACATACCCGGCCGCAGATGCCCCTGCTCTTTAAAACTTTAAAACATACAGATGCGCTGATACAGATGGACGCCGGGGCTCTGGTGATATAAAAAACCAAAACACAGATTACGGTAGCCCTGCAGCCGCATCTTGATCAGCCTTGCCTGAGACCACAACTCTGCCTGCTGTATAAAAGCTGATTATGCCACAGCGAAAAGCAAAGAACACCAGCCATGTACTGAGGAGAAGAAGACGATGACCAGACAGGAACTTGAAAAAGGCATGTCGAGCTTAAAAATTATCTGGTCTGCCCTAGCCATGTCTTTAATCATGTATGTCCTGGCTGTGCCGCTTATCCTTGACCGGGAAACAGTCAATCTTGCAGCTGAAACCTATGCAGAGCTGCGACTGTTCATGTATCCCCTGGCCGGTGTAACCCTGGTCGCGTCCTGGTTTGTGCGGCGCTCCATTCTTGCTGCCAAACCCTCGGCCACCCGCAACAGATCCCGTCAGCACCCGGCGATTCAACGCTACACCACGGCTATGATCGTAACCCTGGCCATGACCCAGTCCATTGGCCTCTACGGTTTGATCCTCTATCTCCTGGGCAGCAACCGTGTTGATCTCTACCTGCTGACAGCCCTGGCCGCCGTTGCCATGATCCTGTACTTTCCCAGGCAGGATGAAGTCATGCAACTTGCGGAAAGATTTTCATCCAGGAGCGGCAAACGATCATAACTGTTCCGGCTTCTCTTTGTCTGTTCAGAATGCATCAGCCTGTATACTTTGTACTCTGTTCCCTGGTTCCCGGCTGACCATCCAGCCACTTCCAATCATGCAGGAGCACAACCATGAACATCCTCCTTTGCAATGGCAGTCCCCGCAAACACGGCAACACAGACATCCTGCTCAGCCGGATTGAGGCTGGCATACAGCAGGCAGGCTACCAGGCCGAACGTATCGACCTGGCCGCCCTTGACATTCATCCCTGTACCGGCTGCGGCCACTGTGAGACTGAAGGCTGGTGCATTATCCAGGACGACATGACCCTGCTGTACGATAAGATTGATCAGGCCAACCGGATCGTCATCGGTTCACCAATCTACTTTTACGGTGTCACGGCCCAGACCAAGGCCTTTATCGATCGCTGCCAGGCTCTGTGGTGTCGCAAATATCTGTTGGGCGTGGTTAAACCCGATCGTGACAATCGTCTCGGCTATCTGGTAAGTGTGGCTGCCACGGCCGGCGGCAAGATCTTTGACGGTACCCGCCTGACCATCCGCTATGCCTTTGATGCCATGGAATATACCTTTGGCGGTGAGCTGGTGGTTCAGGGTATTGACCTGAAAGGAGCTGTTACTGAACGGACCGATACCATGGAAGAGGCCCTGCAGCTGGGACTGACAATCTGCCGTACAGCTGGTACAACCACATAACAGTCTGCCACCCCACACCCTTTGGGAGACACTCATGCCTCGACTGCTCTGCTCCTGCTCTTTTCTCCTGGCAACCGCCCTGTTCGGCTCTGCTCCTGCAGTTGCCGGTGCCGGTTTCCCGCACCTTGATGCCGGCTATCGTTTCCTGGTCAGCGATCGCGGTCAGGACGGCATTCTGTACACCGCCACCGCCGGAACACTGCAGGGAAAACAGCTGCCTCTCAGCTATCACGACAGTCCCGCCTACTGGGGAGAACATGTATGCAGCCGGACAGACTGCACTGTCATCGACCGCTACGATCCCAATACCGCCACCCTGCTGCCGCAGGATACACCGGCCGGTGACCTGCAGACCGAACGCGTCAACACCCATAACGGCATCAATATTTACGATGGGGCCACCTGGCAGATTGCGGTGATGCTTGGTCACACCCGCAACCACTTCTCCGTACCGACCGGTGAACATGCCTACAGCCTGGTCAGCAACCAGAATCTGCTGTTAACCGCCGGCCACAGCGGCAACAGCCTGCACCCTGTTCCGGATGAGACCCGTGCTGTTTCCCGCGATACCCTGTTTGTGTACAATAACCAGCCTGTTCACGAACCCCGGCAGGCTTTCAGCTTCCGCATGCTGCCCCGTGCCTGGCTTTCACCCGATCCCCTGGCTGCCACCCGCTATGGCCATCTTGTTACTACAGTTGAC
It includes:
- a CDS encoding bifunctional folylpolyglutamate synthase/dihydrofolate synthase codes for the protein MNYQEALQWMDERQQFTIKLGLATTRTLLAQFGNPHKQLRIIHIAGTNGKGSVGATLLAILSAAGYRTGFYSSPHLSDFRERFRLNTTFITQERCADLITTLATGLPEGMQPTYFECATLLALLWFADQQTDAVILETGMGGRLDATNAVTPLLSIITDISLDHEQYLGSTITAIANEKAGIIKSEVPVIFSGRHRDALPVIMARCRQQNSPLYLYGQHFSGARSGEQTLTYQALTGRTHPRLPLPLQGDHQIVNTSLALAALELLDRHLPVTPDQWHTGLQQVHWSGRLERFSVVFSEKTVDILLDGAHNEAGVLALLRSVQQMHYQRLFLLWGNMSDKVLGPAYLELLDTAEMVVLTRPESPRSAEPLALFAELPIAVQQKTTCISSVEQAMIHLLERTAPGDLLCIAGSLYLVGHVRQQLLGDPV
- a CDS encoding HNH endonuclease, with translation MSADFYSLGTVDEAVIRAERHKARALRKSRWWQQKTASGTCWYCHRRVGYHNLTMDHVIPLARGGRSTRDNLVPCCRECNTKKKSALPIEWEEYMQSLQQRHSE
- a CDS encoding IS5 family transposase produces the protein MRGPDIQQQKLFSYLSPESRVPQTHPLRPIRIMADKALKELSPVFRELYSRTGRPSIPPEQLLRSLLLQILYSIRSERMLVEQLDYNLLFRWFVGLSMDEAIWDHSVYSKNRERILHSDLAVMFLRSICSQAEAAGLLSDDHFTVDGTLIETWASLKSFRPKDEEPPVSTGGNRNPAVDFHGKKRRNDTHASVTDPESRLFRKGKGKEARLCFMGHVLMENRNGLVVDTRLTQATGTAEREAALSMASDIPGTHRVTIGADKGYDCKEFVDDLRILTVTPHVAQKVKGSAIDGRTTRHAGYAVSRKKRKRVEEIFGWMKTVAWLRKARYKGVEKIDWLFTLSAAAYNMVRMRNLGVVTSG
- a CDS encoding ABC transporter substrate-binding protein, with the translated sequence MKKEKSRFVTLCTICLPILVLSMFTATARAAAVKIGAILAETGPAAFLGGPEVRSLRMLVDEINAKGGIQGKTIELIVKDSASSPEKAVSFTRQLIEEEKVFAIIGPSTSGESLAIKKIAENGKTILISCSAADLIVNPVTPHVFKTAPSDSYAAQQVFKTMQERGIRKIVVLAANDGFGKAGKEQLTRHAPEFGITIAAEEVYDKNATDLSAIVAKLKAIKDVQAVINWSIVPAQSILAKNVRQAGWDVPIYQSHGFANIKYAEAAGAAAEGIIFPASRILIADFLPDGPQKEFLLKYKNSYETRFKEKVSTFGGHTYDALTILVKAIEAGGEDREKVRAAIENITGLIGTAGTFNFSATDHGGLGIDAYAMLTVKNGIFVPLED
- a CDS encoding catalase, with the protein product MQDSKKKLTTNAGAPVPDNQNVITAGPRGPQLLQDVWFLEKLAHFDREVIPERRMHAKGSGAYGTFTVTHDITKYTRAKVFSEIGKKTELFTRFSTVAGERGAADAERDIRGFAVKFYTEEGNWDMVGNNTPVFFFRDPLQFPDLNHAVKRDPRTNLRSAKNNWDFWSSLPEALHQVTIVMSDRGIPATYRHMHGFGSHTFSFINADNVRYWCKFHFKSQQGIKNLTDAESQEIIGKDRESHQRDLYDAIERGDFPRWTMYVQVMTEEQAAKLPYHPFDLTKVWLHSDAPLIEVGVLELNRNPENYFAEVEQAAFNPANVVPGISFSPDKMLQGRLFSYGDAQRYRLGVNHHLIPVNMARCPFHSYHRDGQMRVDGNHGSTIGYEPNSYGEWQEQPDFSEPPLELSGAAARWNAREDDDDYYTQPGKLFRLMSKEQQQVLFENTARDIWNAPKEIKIRHIGNCYKADPEYGKGVAAALDIPMSEIPV
- a CDS encoding bacterioferritin, which encodes MHESSIKLLNKAVGEEMTALQQYMYFHFHCDDQGYDLLAGLFKRTAIDEMIHVEDLAERILFLGGDVELAASAPVVPVQDVNEMLKMARQMELDSAAHYNQWANECGAAADSVSKKLFEELVVAEENHYDAFDIEMDNMKKFGTNYLVLQSIERSKNRAQLSPSTGE
- a CDS encoding DUF2784 domain-containing protein, which codes for MPTVLRFMNGSSLYLLLADAVLLVHVSVALFVVGGLGCIIVGNRRAWQWVNSLWFRLVHLAAIGVIALQAWLGAVCPLTSLEMWLRTRSGSSVYTGSFVSYWLQKTLYYDAPHWVFILAYSLFTLAVAATWWYYPPRTR
- a CDS encoding helicase HerA-like domain-containing protein; the encoded protein is MNQILIGRGEQPVHLWGALANRHGLVAGATGTGKTVSLLVLVEGFSRMGTPVFITDIKGDVAGLAMAGESNQKLTQRAEQTGLLSYTNEASPVLFWDIFGRNGHPLRTTVSEIGPGLLARILELSDTQTGVLEIVFRLADDEGLLLLDLDDLRALLTFTAENRAEISTRFGLVSGQSIAAIQRALLKLEREGGTMLFGEPALELTDLMRTDLTGRGIVSILSADKLILKPRLYAGLLLWLLSEFFEQLPEVGDPDQPRLVLVFDEAHLLFTDTPPMLRQRVEQVVRLIRSKGVGIYFCSQYPDDIPNEILGQLGNRIQHALRAYTPRDQKAVRAAAESFVPNPTLNVAQTIAQLAVGEALVSTLQGKGVPIPVEKTLICPPRCRMGAITEHERAAVLARSPIGGKYDQPINRESAYEILSQRAEQKNKTNTAPSSDHRRQEKGVISDLLWGTGRRQGMVETLAKQTVRTIGSQVGRQIVRGILGSILGKK
- a CDS encoding flavodoxin family protein, which codes for MNILLCNGSPRKHGNTDILLSRIEAGIQQAGYQAERIDLAALDIHPCTGCGHCETEGWCIIQDDMTLLYDKIDQANRIVIGSPIYFYGVTAQTKAFIDRCQALWCRKYLLGVVKPDRDNRLGYLVSVAATAGGKIFDGTRLTIRYAFDAMEYTFGGELVVQGIDLKGAVTERTDTMEEALQLGLTICRTAGTTT